In Lujinxingia vulgaris, the genomic stretch GGGGGCAAATATCTTCTCGGCCTTTGCGCAGCTGGCCGTGGATATGCCCAATGGCTACTTCGGTGGGGCCGACGAGATCACCGAGTGGGGACGGCTCTACGCGATGGTGCTGCTGGGCTCGACCCTGCTGGCGCTGTGGGGTTACGGGCGCAACCACCCGCGGGTGGTGTGGCTGGTGGGGCTGACCTGCTCGCTCTCGATCGGGGTGTTTATGGCCGCGCTGGCGGTCAGCCCGATCATCCCGGCCGGGGCGATGATCTGGAACCTGGTGGTGCTGGCCTGGACGCTCTTTCCGCTGAAGTTGAGCGGGCCCCGATCCCGGGCGACGGTGGGGATGGAGCAGCGCGAGAGCCGGCTCGATCGCTGGAGTCGCAAAAACGGCGCCGGGGTGCGCCACCTGCTCTGGGTCTCATTGATCCTCAACGTGGGGGTGGTGGGCTTTGAGCTCAGCGGTCAGAACTTTGTGGTGCTCGCCACAATGACCTTTGCGCTGGTGGTCAGTGCGCTGACGGCGCCGGCGGTGGGCACGATGGTGCGGGAGCGGCGGCTCTGGGTGATCCTGATCCTGGTGCCACTTTTCTTGATGGCGTTTTTCCTGGGGAGCCCCCAGGTGCTCTTGCTTTTGCTGAGCCTCTATCAGTTCGCGATGCTCTTTGTGCTCTCGGCGCGCGAGCCGATCTTCAACGACGTGCTCGACTACTTTTATGAGTATCCGGCGCTCCTGGTGCTGACGACTTTCGCCACGCTCACGGCGGTGGGCACGCTCCTGTTGAGCCTTCCGGCGGCCTCGGCCACCGGGGTGCCGGTGAGCCCGATCGATGCGTTTTTTACGGCGACGAGCGCCTCCTGCATCACGGGTTTGATCGTGTTGGATACGCCGGAGGCGTTCTCCTTTTTCGGGCATGTGGTCATCCTGGTGCTCTTTCAGATGGGGGGCATCGGGATCCTTGTGCTCTCTACCTTTGCGACGCTTTTGCTGGGGAGCCGGCTGGGGATGCGCGCGGAGCGGGCGCTTGAAGAGGTGCTCGATCTGCCGGGTTCGCAGAGCTCGTACAGCCTGGCGAAGTTCATTGTGGGCTCCACCCTGGCCATTGAGGGGCTGGGGGCGGCGGGGCTCACGGTGGTGTATATGCGCCACGGCTACCTCTTTGATGAGGCGCTGTGGATGGGGATCTTTCATGCGGTCTCGGCCTTCTGCCACGCCGGTTTTGCGCTGCAATCGGACTCGCTGATGATGTTCCAGGATGATCCGCTGGCGCTGACGATCTTCTCGGTGCTGGTGACCCTGGGGAGCGTGGGTTTTCTGGTGTTGGCGGTGGCCTGGCAGTGGCTGCGCGGGGAGCGTCGGCGCGTCAATGTGCAGGCCCGGCTCATCGCTATCGGCACCGTCGCGCTGATCCTGGCCGGGATGGTGCTCTTCTTCATCTGCGAGTGGAACGGGGTGCTGGCCGACATGACCTGGCGCGAGCGCTTCTTTAACGCGCTGATGCAGAGCGTGACCTTGCGCTCTTCGGGCTTTAACTCGGTGGACACCACGATCCTGAGCCCGGCGACGCAGTGGTTTATGATCTTCTTTATGTTCATCGGCGGCGCGCCCGGCTCCACCGCGGGGGGCATCAAGTTGACCACGCTTGTGGTGCTGCTCTTTGCGGTGCGCGGCATCGCCAGCGGTACGCCGCGGGTGGTGCTTTTTCGCCGAGAGATCCCCCAGGAGATCGTGTACCGCTCGGCGGGCATCACCGTGATCAGCCTGGTGCTGGGGTTTGTGCTGCTCTTTTTGCTCTTGTTGACCCAGTCGATCCCCTTCGACATGTTGGCCTTTGAGGCGGCCAGCGCGCTGGGGACGGTGGGGCTCTCGGTGGGGGCGACAAGCCAGCTCAATGACATCGGTAAGCTCTTGATCGTGCTGGTGATTTTCATCGGTCGTGTGGGCCCGCTGGCGCTGGCGCTGGTGCTGGGACGCGGCCAACCCAGCCGTCTCTCGTACCCGGAGGCCCGCATCATGGTGGGTTGATGGGCGCGTGGGCGGTGTGTGTGTCAGCGGTAGAACTTCTGGAGAGGTCGCGCTTTTGAGGCGCGAAGACGTGAGCAGTTATGAGTCAGTTTGCGGTGATTGGTCTGGGGCAGTTTGGCATGAGCGTGGCGCGTAACCTGGCGCATCAGGGCGAGTCGGTGATGGCCATCGACCTGGACGCGGAGCTGGTGGAGAACGCCTCGCAGGATGCCGACGTGGCCATTCGCGCCGATGCCACCGATGAGCGCACCTTACAAGAATTGCAGCTCGAGACGATGAGCTGCGTGGTGGTCGCCATTGGCGCGCACTCGATTGAGGCGTCCGTGCTCACGACAGCGCTCCTCAAACAGGTGGGGGTGCCGCGCATTGTGGCGCGCGCCATGAGCGATCTGCACGCGCGGGTCTTGCGCGCCATCGGCGCCGATGAGGTCGTTAACCCCGAAGAGGAGATGGGGCGAAGGTTGGCCGCGCGCTTAAGCCAGCCCAGCATCCTGGAGC encodes the following:
- a CDS encoding TrkH family potassium uptake protein, with the translated sequence MADLGTSAERRLAAARFMGANIFSAFAQLAVDMPNGYFGGADEITEWGRLYAMVLLGSTLLALWGYGRNHPRVVWLVGLTCSLSIGVFMAALAVSPIIPAGAMIWNLVVLAWTLFPLKLSGPRSRATVGMEQRESRLDRWSRKNGAGVRHLLWVSLILNVGVVGFELSGQNFVVLATMTFALVVSALTAPAVGTMVRERRLWVILILVPLFLMAFFLGSPQVLLLLLSLYQFAMLFVLSAREPIFNDVLDYFYEYPALLVLTTFATLTAVGTLLLSLPAASATGVPVSPIDAFFTATSASCITGLIVLDTPEAFSFFGHVVILVLFQMGGIGILVLSTFATLLLGSRLGMRAERALEEVLDLPGSQSSYSLAKFIVGSTLAIEGLGAAGLTVVYMRHGYLFDEALWMGIFHAVSAFCHAGFALQSDSLMMFQDDPLALTIFSVLVTLGSVGFLVLAVAWQWLRGERRRVNVQARLIAIGTVALILAGMVLFFICEWNGVLADMTWRERFFNALMQSVTLRSSGFNSVDTTILSPATQWFMIFFMFIGGAPGSTAGGIKLTTLVVLLFAVRGIASGTPRVVLFRREIPQEIVYRSAGITVISLVLGFVLLFLLLLTQSIPFDMLAFEAASALGTVGLSVGATSQLNDIGKLLIVLVIFIGRVGPLALALVLGRGQPSRLSYPEARIMVG
- a CDS encoding potassium channel family protein, which produces MSQFAVIGLGQFGMSVARNLAHQGESVMAIDLDAELVENASQDADVAIRADATDERTLQELQLETMSCVVVAIGAHSIEASVLTTALLKQVGVPRIVARAMSDLHARVLRAIGADEVVNPEEEMGRRLAARLSQPSILEQVELGDSNLAEVEAPEAFVGKTLADLDIRNRYAVSIMAIQRGDEVIANPMGAESLQSGDVLVVVGSVNSIRNLASLA